From a region of the Methylomonas rapida genome:
- a CDS encoding YfiR family protein codes for MIRALLKTLLLSIGLGLCICCGSHAADTNLVNREYQLKTAYLFHFAELAEWPTPTPVTICLQGDSPLRAYLPVLSGLQIDGRTVHVLLAENPPIQHCQILFLSDLSALSQTLLDQAKNNHVLLVSDIEDFARQGGMIEFTLRDNKLKLVVNLTAVKRAGLKLSSKLLRMAEILE; via the coding sequence GTGATCAGAGCATTGCTTAAAACACTGCTCCTCAGCATAGGCCTAGGCCTATGTATATGTTGTGGCAGCCATGCCGCCGACACCAACCTAGTCAACCGCGAATATCAGCTGAAGACCGCCTATCTGTTTCATTTTGCCGAACTGGCGGAATGGCCCACGCCAACGCCCGTGACCATTTGCTTACAAGGCGACAGCCCGCTGCGTGCCTATCTTCCGGTACTGAGCGGCTTGCAAATCGACGGCAGAACCGTGCATGTCCTGCTGGCGGAAAACCCTCCCATACAACATTGCCAAATCCTGTTCCTGAGCGATTTAAGCGCGCTTAGCCAAACGTTATTGGACCAAGCCAAAAACAACCATGTGCTATTGGTCAGCGATATCGAAGACTTTGCCCGTCAAGGCGGCATGATCGAATTCACGCTAAGAGACAATAAGCTCAAGTTGGTGGTGAATTTGACCGCCGTGAAGCGGGCCGGATTAAAACTGAGTTCAAAACTACTACGCATGGCGGAAATACTGGAATGA
- the tatB gene encoding Sec-independent protein translocase protein TatB codes for MFDVGFSELVMVGLIALLVIGPERLPKAARIAGFWLGKARRTIANVKAEIKQELQAEEMRQLLLEQQSIAEDLQQVAKDTKAAVEDVNLGLQSEDQPKQNDDKPV; via the coding sequence ATGTTCGATGTCGGTTTTTCGGAATTAGTCATGGTGGGTTTGATTGCCTTGTTGGTGATCGGCCCCGAACGTTTGCCCAAGGCGGCGCGCATAGCGGGATTTTGGTTGGGCAAGGCGCGCAGAACCATTGCCAATGTCAAGGCGGAAATCAAGCAGGAATTGCAAGCGGAAGAAATGCGGCAATTGCTGCTGGAGCAGCAATCCATTGCCGAGGATTTGCAACAAGTAGCCAAGGACACCAAAGCCGCGGTCGAGGATGTCAACCTTGGTCTGCAATCGGAAGACCAGCCCAAACAGAACGATGACAAACCAGTTTGA
- the tatC gene encoding twin-arginine translocase subunit TatC: MTNQFDPHAEQPFISHLIELRDRLLRVVLCVLLVFIGTAFYANEIYHYLAEPLLRHMPANSTMIAIDVASPFFTPIKLALVVAIFVCVPYILFQFWGFVAPGLYRHEKLMMLPLLLASTVLFYAGAAFAYYVVFPLVFGYLTAAAPEGVAVMTDISTYLDFVLTMFFAFGISFEVPIFTIVLVLTGITTPESLAEKRPYVIVGVFVIAMFLTPPDALSQTLLAVPMCLLFESGLLFSRLFVGRKREE; encoded by the coding sequence ATGACAAACCAGTTTGATCCTCACGCCGAGCAGCCTTTCATCAGTCATTTGATAGAGCTGCGCGATCGCTTGTTGCGCGTGGTTTTGTGCGTGTTGCTGGTTTTTATCGGCACGGCGTTCTATGCCAACGAGATTTATCACTATTTGGCCGAACCGTTGTTGCGGCATATGCCGGCCAATAGCACGATGATTGCGATCGACGTGGCTTCACCGTTCTTTACCCCGATCAAGCTGGCCCTTGTCGTGGCGATATTCGTATGCGTGCCATATATCCTGTTTCAGTTTTGGGGCTTTGTGGCGCCAGGACTCTATCGCCACGAAAAACTGATGATGTTGCCATTATTGCTGGCCAGTACTGTGCTGTTTTACGCCGGCGCGGCGTTTGCCTATTACGTGGTGTTTCCGTTGGTGTTCGGCTATTTGACGGCGGCCGCGCCCGAGGGTGTCGCGGTGATGACGGATATATCCACTTATCTGGATTTCGTCTTGACGATGTTTTTTGCCTTCGGCATTTCGTTCGAGGTGCCGATTTTTACCATCGTGCTGGTTTTGACCGGCATTACCACGCCCGAAAGCCTGGCCGAAAAGCGTCCCTACGTGATCGTCGGCGTGTTTGTGATCGCGATGTTTTTAACGCCGCCGGACGCCTTGTCGCAAACCTTGTTGGCGGTGCCGATGTGCCTGCTGTTTGAATCCGGTTTGTTGTTTTCCAGATTGTTTGTCGGACGTAAACGGGAAGAATGA
- a CDS encoding LysR family transcriptional regulator: protein MDKLTSMNVFVRVAKAGSFAKAAKDLDISRAMATKHIMQLESELNTRLFNRTTRSLSLTEAGEEYLERCQQVLLDVAEMESAVTKLQTEPRGVLKILAPPVIGATHIAPGLTEYLKTYPDLSVEMVLKGGQVDLIDEGVDMAIYLGQLTDTSLVARKLGTSSLVVSASPEYLKTHGIPQDPEDLDDHSCLINWAIPPRNKWRFKGILGERTVTVTGRMQANMADPIRNAAINGLGLIMLPRYIIGRDIELGRLQVVMEQYAISPLEIYAVYPHRKYLSAKVRSFLEFIQGWLPHRIGIDPP from the coding sequence ATGGACAAATTAACCAGTATGAATGTGTTCGTTCGCGTCGCCAAAGCAGGCAGTTTTGCCAAGGCCGCCAAAGACTTGGATATTTCCAGAGCCATGGCCACCAAGCACATCATGCAACTGGAAAGCGAACTGAACACGCGCCTGTTCAACCGTACTACCCGCAGCTTAAGCCTGACTGAAGCTGGCGAGGAGTATCTGGAGCGCTGCCAGCAAGTCTTGCTCGATGTCGCCGAAATGGAATCCGCCGTCACCAAACTACAAACCGAGCCGCGCGGCGTATTGAAAATCCTGGCCCCGCCTGTCATTGGCGCCACGCATATTGCTCCCGGCTTGACGGAATATCTGAAAACCTATCCCGATCTTTCCGTTGAAATGGTTTTGAAAGGCGGCCAGGTCGATTTGATAGACGAAGGGGTGGATATGGCCATTTATCTCGGCCAACTCACCGATACCAGCCTGGTTGCGCGAAAATTGGGGACTTCGTCGCTAGTTGTCTCCGCATCCCCCGAATACTTGAAAACCCATGGCATTCCACAGGACCCCGAAGACCTTGACGATCACAGCTGCCTGATCAACTGGGCAATTCCGCCTCGCAATAAATGGCGCTTCAAAGGCATTCTGGGCGAACGCACCGTCACCGTCACCGGTCGCATGCAAGCCAACATGGCCGACCCGATTCGCAACGCCGCGATCAACGGCTTGGGACTGATCATGCTGCCGCGTTACATCATCGGCCGAGACATCGAGTTGGGCCGCCTGCAAGTGGTGATGGAGCAATATGCGATCAGCCCGTTGGAAATTTATGCGGTTTATCCGCATCGCAAATATCTATCGGCCAAGGTCCGCTCGTTTCTGGAGTTCATTCAAGGCTGGCTACCGCACCGCATCGGCATCGATCCGCCATGA
- a CDS encoding SPOR domain-containing protein, with the protein MARDYKHRVQSPSYAARRGRARKAPTVWWRWLLVAVLIVAFVVFLNMVRGMVAELMAGKPEAQVSTQDQTVKQNIPVQTQTAAEPEKKAEPAPEPEPVQPEEPRYDFYTILPQAETVVPDYEIQSRVREELVGKTKATKYVMQAGSFREAAEAERHKAKLALLGIESWVEKAKVGSVIWHRVKIGPYDNPSSVATIKDLLQKNGIGVIVAEQGK; encoded by the coding sequence ATGGCCAGAGATTATAAACACCGCGTCCAAAGTCCCAGCTATGCCGCAAGGCGCGGTCGGGCCAGGAAGGCGCCAACTGTTTGGTGGCGCTGGCTTTTGGTGGCCGTGCTGATCGTGGCCTTTGTGGTGTTTTTGAATATGGTGCGCGGCATGGTGGCCGAGCTGATGGCGGGCAAGCCGGAGGCTCAAGTTAGCACGCAAGATCAAACCGTCAAGCAAAATATACCCGTGCAAACGCAAACGGCAGCCGAGCCCGAGAAAAAGGCGGAACCCGCGCCGGAGCCGGAGCCGGTGCAACCAGAAGAGCCTCGTTACGATTTTTATACGATTTTGCCGCAGGCGGAAACCGTGGTGCCGGATTATGAAATCCAGAGTCGGGTGCGGGAAGAGTTGGTCGGTAAAACCAAGGCCACCAAATATGTGATGCAGGCCGGCTCCTTCCGCGAGGCGGCCGAGGCCGAGCGCCATAAAGCCAAGTTGGCGCTGTTGGGTATTGAGTCCTGGGTTGAAAAAGCCAAAGTGGGCAGTGTGATCTGGCATCGGGTAAAAATCGGTCCCTACGACAACCCATCCAGCGTTGCCACCATCAAAGACCTGTTGCAAAAGAACGGCATAGGCGTGATTGTTGCCGAACAAGGCAAATAG
- a CDS encoding class I SAM-dependent methyltransferase, translating into MMKLQHKWDEIYRSSPQQAEACEVLRNHRHLLPKQGKALDLACGLGGNALLLAERGLRVEAWDISTVALAQLREQAAIRRLPIDAKQGNIASDSLANHSFDVIVISRFLDRSLCNAIMEALNPEGLLFYQTFTRNKLDKEGPGNPEYLLERNELLRMFSPLSLVYYQENARIGDLRLGNRNEAYYIGQKINPV; encoded by the coding sequence ATGATGAAACTGCAGCACAAATGGGATGAAATCTACCGCTCCAGCCCACAGCAAGCCGAAGCCTGCGAGGTGCTGCGCAACCATCGCCATCTGTTGCCCAAGCAAGGCAAAGCGCTGGATCTGGCCTGCGGCTTGGGCGGCAATGCCTTGCTACTCGCCGAACGAGGTTTACGCGTCGAAGCCTGGGATATTTCCACCGTGGCATTGGCTCAATTGCGAGAACAGGCCGCTATTCGGCGGCTGCCTATCGACGCCAAGCAAGGCAACATCGCTAGCGACAGCCTGGCGAATCATTCATTCGACGTGATCGTCATCAGTCGTTTTCTTGACCGTTCTCTGTGTAATGCGATAATGGAGGCCTTAAACCCCGAAGGCTTGCTGTTTTATCAAACATTTACGCGCAACAAGCTTGATAAAGAAGGCCCCGGCAATCCCGAATATTTGTTGGAACGCAACGAGCTGTTGCGCATGTTCTCTCCGCTCAGCCTTGTCTATTATCAAGAAAATGCCCGCATCGGCGATTTGCGGCTCGGCAATCGGAACGAAGCCTATTACATCGGACAAAAAATCAACCCGGTATAA
- a CDS encoding rhodanese-like domain-containing protein, translating into MIENLDPKQAWALLQDNPAAVLIDVRTAIEHGFVGHPPQAIHVAWKEFPGMQLNTAFVEQVQQHAPDKSAPILLLCRSGVRSVDAAKALEAAGYQHLVNILEGFEGPLDEHKHRGTLGGWRFHGLPWEQS; encoded by the coding sequence ATGATAGAAAACCTCGACCCCAAGCAAGCCTGGGCGCTGTTACAGGATAATCCGGCCGCCGTGCTGATCGACGTCAGAACCGCGATCGAACACGGCTTTGTCGGCCACCCTCCCCAAGCCATCCACGTGGCCTGGAAAGAATTTCCCGGCATGCAACTCAATACGGCCTTCGTCGAACAAGTGCAGCAACACGCGCCGGACAAATCCGCGCCTATTCTGCTGCTGTGCCGTAGCGGCGTGCGCTCGGTCGACGCCGCCAAGGCATTGGAAGCCGCCGGCTACCAGCATTTGGTCAACATCCTGGAAGGCTTCGAAGGCCCGCTGGACGAACACAAACACCGCGGCACGCTGGGCGGCTGGCGTTTCCATGGCCTGCCCTGGGAACAAAGCTAA
- a CDS encoding YggS family pyridoxal phosphate-dependent enzyme: MNDIAERFQHVRSQIRHAVSIAGRPRGSVQLLAVSKTKPAGDIATLYRLGQRHFAENYLQEALGKQRQLSAFNITWHFIGPIQSNKTKPIATHFAWVHSVDRLKIAQRLSEQRPAHLPPLNICLQVNISAEDSKSGVSLEDLPALVEEVRMLPNLRLRGVMAIPEAESNYAKQRQPYRRLCQAVKELNRPELDSYSFGMSGDLKAAIMEGATMVRIGTALFGERQYD; the protein is encoded by the coding sequence ATGAACGACATCGCCGAACGCTTTCAACATGTTCGCAGCCAGATTCGCCATGCCGTGAGCATTGCCGGCAGACCCAGAGGCAGCGTGCAATTGCTGGCGGTGAGCAAAACCAAGCCGGCTGGTGATATTGCAACGCTGTACCGCCTGGGGCAGCGGCATTTCGCCGAAAATTATCTGCAAGAAGCTCTGGGTAAACAACGGCAGCTTTCGGCCTTCAATATCACCTGGCATTTCATCGGCCCGATTCAATCGAATAAAACCAAGCCCATCGCGACCCATTTCGCTTGGGTGCATAGCGTCGATCGCCTGAAAATCGCGCAACGCCTTAGCGAACAGCGGCCGGCGCATTTGCCGCCGTTGAACATCTGCTTGCAAGTCAACATCAGCGCGGAAGACAGCAAGTCCGGCGTGAGCCTGGAGGATTTGCCGGCGTTGGTCGAGGAGGTCAGGATGTTGCCGAACCTGCGTCTGCGCGGCGTGATGGCGATTCCGGAAGCCGAAAGCAATTATGCCAAGCAGCGACAGCCCTACCGACGCCTATGTCAGGCGGTTAAGGAGTTGAACAGGCCGGAGCTGGACAGTTATTCGTTTGGCATGAGTGGAGACTTGAAGGCGGCGATCATGGAGGGGGCTACCATGGTGCGCATCGGCACCGCTTTGTTCGGCGAGCGTCAGTACGACTAG
- the argS gene encoding arginine--tRNA ligase, producing MKHKLEYLLQQAVEALKTQGVLDGDVTAQVVLERARDAQHGDFATNLAMTLAKAAKHNPRQLAEKIVAAIPADKLVSKIEIAGPGFINFFIDPNSQFQIVKQIHDAGPEFGLSKIGSGKRVQVEFVSANPTGPLHVGHGRGAAYGSAVADLLEAAGFDVEREYYVNDAGRQMDILATSVWLRYLEECGEVFVFPSNGYRGEYVCDIAFNLHKKAGDSYRHAVAVVFENIPADEPQGGDKEKHIDALIERAKALLGPAHYDAVFKIGLDEILADIKDDLEEFGVSYQQWFSERSLMDDHSVEQALQRLQDAGYLYQQDGATWFASSRLGDEKDRVVVRDNGQTTYFASDIAYHMNKLDRGFDQIVNIWGADHHGYIPRVKAAMQALGADESKLKVLLVQFAVLYRGEEKVQMSTRSGEFVTLRQLRNEVGKDACRFFYVMRKSEQHMDFDLRLATSRTNENPVYYVQYAHARVCSVLRQLDEKGRGRNLNLGMEHLQLLTEPHETELLTTLSKYPEVLERAAVYYEPHQLIHYLRELANQFHSYYNAHQFLVDDECLCNARLNLICAVRQVLANALNLLKIHTPESM from the coding sequence ATGAAACATAAGCTCGAATACCTGTTGCAACAAGCTGTCGAAGCCCTAAAAACGCAAGGTGTTCTTGACGGTGACGTGACCGCGCAGGTCGTGTTGGAGCGCGCCCGCGATGCCCAGCATGGCGATTTTGCCACCAATCTGGCGATGACGCTGGCCAAAGCCGCCAAACACAACCCGCGGCAATTGGCGGAAAAAATCGTAGCCGCCATCCCGGCGGACAAACTGGTCAGTAAAATCGAGATTGCCGGGCCCGGCTTCATCAATTTTTTCATCGATCCCAACAGCCAGTTCCAGATCGTCAAACAAATCCATGACGCCGGCCCCGAGTTTGGCTTGAGCAAAATCGGCTCCGGAAAGCGCGTGCAGGTCGAGTTCGTTTCCGCCAATCCGACAGGTCCTTTGCATGTGGGGCACGGCCGGGGTGCAGCCTACGGTTCGGCGGTGGCCGACTTGTTGGAGGCTGCAGGTTTTGACGTCGAGCGCGAATATTACGTCAATGACGCCGGACGGCAGATGGACATTCTGGCGACCAGCGTCTGGCTGCGTTATCTGGAAGAGTGCGGCGAAGTGTTCGTGTTCCCGAGCAACGGCTATCGCGGCGAATATGTATGCGACATCGCGTTCAATCTGCATAAGAAAGCCGGGGATAGTTATCGCCATGCGGTCGCGGTCGTCTTCGAAAACATCCCGGCCGACGAACCGCAAGGCGGCGACAAGGAAAAACATATCGATGCCTTGATAGAGCGCGCCAAGGCTCTGCTTGGGCCGGCGCACTATGACGCCGTGTTCAAGATCGGTTTGGATGAGATTCTGGCCGATATCAAGGACGATCTGGAAGAATTCGGCGTCAGCTATCAGCAATGGTTTTCCGAACGCTCATTGATGGATGATCATTCCGTCGAGCAAGCACTGCAGCGTTTACAGGATGCGGGTTACCTGTATCAACAGGACGGCGCCACCTGGTTTGCTTCCAGCCGGTTGGGCGACGAGAAGGACAGGGTGGTGGTGCGCGACAACGGCCAGACCACCTATTTTGCCTCCGATATCGCTTATCACATGAACAAGCTGGATCGCGGCTTCGATCAGATCGTCAATATCTGGGGCGCCGACCACCATGGTTATATCCCGCGCGTGAAGGCGGCGATGCAGGCCCTGGGCGCCGATGAATCCAAGCTGAAAGTGTTGCTGGTGCAATTCGCGGTGCTGTACCGCGGCGAGGAAAAAGTGCAGATGTCCACACGGTCCGGCGAATTCGTCACGTTGCGGCAATTGCGCAACGAAGTGGGTAAGGACGCTTGCCGCTTTTTCTATGTGATGCGCAAATCCGAACAGCACATGGATTTTGATTTGCGGCTGGCCACGTCCAGAACCAACGAAAATCCGGTTTATTATGTGCAATACGCGCATGCGCGGGTTTGCAGCGTGTTGCGCCAGCTCGATGAAAAAGGGCGCGGCCGCAACCTGAATCTGGGCATGGAGCATTTGCAGTTGCTGACCGAGCCGCACGAAACCGAGTTATTGACCACGCTGTCCAAATACCCGGAAGTGCTGGAGCGCGCGGCGGTGTATTACGAGCCGCATCAGCTGATTCATTATTTGCGAGAACTGGCCAATCAATTCCACAGCTATTACAACGCCCATCAGTTTTTGGTCGATGACGAGTGCTTGTGCAATGCCCGGTTGAATTTGATTTGCGCGGTCAGGCAGGTGTTGGCCAATGCCCTGAATCTACTGAAAATCCATACTCCAGAATCGATGTAA
- a CDS encoding response regulator, with protein sequence MKPFKNPRISITQKLSKILGLMAILTLLLATLTLSIREYEELQHDLDNRLKLTADMIGQNSSVALLFEDKKTTQEILDALTHDPDIISAVIQTASGDTFASYANPDHHARGDWPAFVPKTRSVHRVIYYNNQSIVGRITLTADLYRPYLALISETVIDSAIVLVALSMAALFVMRLQRSLLGPILQLADTARQIERDHDYSIRFNYAGDDEIRDLSEAFNSMLQQIQLNESYLENTVNSRTRELEFAKQEAEAANQAKSAFLANMSHEIRTPMNAVIGLVELCLNTHLTDKQHEYLQRVETASRSLMTIIDDILDFSKMEAGKMQLENIPFLLEEMLEQVYATMMQLAARKNLKLIHPPITVYHAVIGDPHRLRQILINLIGNAIKFTERGEVRITLTELHRDTRHICLEFCVSDTGVGISSEQQKHLFQAFAQGDNSVTRNYGGTGLGLVISKQLIEQMGGSIRLSSIENVGSNFIFTVKLGITELTSVQPTARQDSFNINTPEYQALRGTRVLLVEDNEINRIVAQELLEKLQLEVDVAENGAVALIKLQSNRYDCVLMDVQMPVMDGCVATRRLKEMEACKDLPVIAMTANAMNEDKQRCLDAGMVDHISKPILPATLYAVLRKWVKRG encoded by the coding sequence ATGAAACCATTCAAAAATCCGCGGATTTCGATCACGCAAAAGTTATCCAAGATTTTGGGGCTAATGGCGATATTGACGCTGCTGCTGGCGACGCTGACCCTCTCGATACGCGAATACGAAGAGTTGCAACATGATCTGGACAATAGACTCAAACTGACTGCGGATATGATAGGGCAGAACAGCAGTGTTGCCCTGCTGTTCGAAGACAAGAAAACCACCCAAGAGATACTAGACGCCCTGACCCACGATCCCGACATCATTTCCGCCGTCATTCAAACGGCATCCGGCGACACGTTCGCCAGCTACGCCAACCCGGATCATCACGCCCGCGGTGATTGGCCGGCATTCGTTCCCAAAACCCGCTCGGTTCATCGAGTCATCTATTACAACAATCAAAGCATCGTCGGTCGCATCACGCTGACGGCCGATCTTTATCGCCCCTATCTTGCCTTGATCAGCGAGACAGTGATCGATTCGGCTATCGTATTGGTTGCGTTGAGCATGGCGGCCTTGTTCGTCATGCGCCTGCAACGCTCATTATTGGGCCCAATCTTGCAATTGGCCGACACCGCGCGGCAGATTGAACGCGATCACGATTACAGCATCCGTTTCAATTATGCCGGCGACGATGAGATCCGAGATTTATCCGAGGCCTTCAATAGCATGTTGCAGCAAATTCAGCTGAACGAGTCCTATTTGGAAAACACAGTCAATTCGCGCACGCGGGAATTGGAATTTGCCAAACAAGAAGCGGAAGCGGCCAACCAGGCGAAAAGTGCCTTTTTGGCCAATATGAGCCATGAAATCCGCACGCCGATGAACGCCGTCATCGGCTTGGTCGAGTTATGCCTGAATACTCACCTGACCGACAAACAACACGAATACCTGCAACGGGTGGAAACCGCATCCCGTTCCTTGATGACGATCATAGACGACATCCTCGATTTTTCTAAAATGGAAGCCGGCAAAATGCAGCTGGAAAACATTCCGTTTCTGCTGGAAGAGATGCTCGAACAGGTCTATGCCACGATGATGCAATTAGCCGCGCGTAAAAACCTCAAGCTGATACATCCCCCTATCACCGTCTATCATGCGGTGATCGGCGATCCTCACCGCCTACGCCAGATATTGATCAACCTGATCGGCAACGCGATCAAATTTACCGAGCGCGGCGAAGTGCGTATCACGTTGACCGAGCTGCACAGAGATACCCGGCATATCTGTCTGGAATTTTGTGTCAGCGATACCGGTGTCGGCATCAGCTCCGAACAGCAAAAACATTTATTTCAGGCCTTTGCTCAAGGCGACAATAGCGTGACGCGCAATTACGGCGGCACCGGTTTGGGTCTGGTGATTTCCAAGCAATTGATCGAACAAATGGGAGGATCGATCAGGCTCAGCAGCATCGAAAATGTCGGCTCCAACTTCATCTTTACCGTGAAGCTGGGCATCACGGAACTGACCAGCGTTCAGCCCACCGCGCGGCAGGACAGCTTCAATATCAACACCCCTGAATATCAAGCCCTGCGGGGTACGCGCGTGCTATTGGTCGAGGACAATGAAATCAATCGCATCGTCGCCCAGGAATTATTGGAAAAATTGCAATTGGAAGTCGATGTGGCCGAGAACGGGGCAGTTGCGTTGATCAAGTTGCAGTCCAACCGCTACGATTGTGTGTTGATGGATGTGCAAATGCCGGTCATGGACGGCTGCGTGGCAACACGGCGCCTGAAGGAAATGGAGGCCTGCAAGGACTTGCCGGTGATTGCGATGACCGCCAACGCGATGAATGAAGACAAGCAACGTTGCCTGGATGCCGGCATGGTTGACCATATCAGCAAGCCCATTCTGCCGGCCACGCTGTATGCCGTGTTGCGCAAATGGGTAAAACGGGGTTAG
- the tatA gene encoding twin-arginine translocase TatA/TatE family subunit, whose amino-acid sequence MSMSELLLILAIVILVFGTKRLKNVGADLGDAIKNFRSSMKEGGEAKNIDDKKGETLDGEITHKEKDQA is encoded by the coding sequence ATGAGCATGTCGGAATTACTGTTGATATTGGCGATCGTGATTTTGGTGTTTGGCACCAAGCGCCTGAAAAACGTGGGCGCTGATTTGGGGGATGCCATCAAGAATTTCCGCTCGTCGATGAAAGAAGGCGGCGAAGCGAAAAATATCGACGATAAAAAAGGCGAGACGCTGGATGGCGAAATCACGCATAAAGAAAAAGATCAGGCTTGA
- a CDS encoding phosphoribosyl-ATP diphosphatase: MNDVLQQLAEVLEQRKRQSADQSYVASLYAKGLDHILKKIGEEATETVMAAKDGDKDKIVYETADLWFHCMVMLAHQGLGPGQVIDELQRRFGLSGLQEKARRDSVNH; the protein is encoded by the coding sequence ATGAATGATGTACTGCAGCAGTTGGCCGAAGTTTTGGAGCAACGCAAGCGGCAATCCGCGGATCAGTCTTATGTGGCCAGTCTGTATGCCAAAGGCCTGGATCATATTTTGAAAAAAATCGGCGAGGAAGCCACTGAAACCGTGATGGCGGCGAAAGATGGCGACAAAGACAAAATCGTCTATGAAACTGCCGATTTATGGTTTCATTGCATGGTGATGCTGGCGCATCAAGGGTTGGGGCCCGGACAGGTGATCGATGAGTTACAGCGCCGCTTCGGCTTGTCCGGTTTGCAGGAAAAGGCTCGGCGCGATTCGGTCAATCATTAA